From one Lycium ferocissimum isolate CSIRO_LF1 chromosome 5, AGI_CSIRO_Lferr_CH_V1, whole genome shotgun sequence genomic stretch:
- the LOC132058602 gene encoding uncharacterized protein LOC132058602 produces MQLLAVQRLRIFGLEHMPYPGLAGLAGLAAEMIWISEDAAAGGGPGAPRERGRAGRGHRAAGGSRARRGRGAAARGPGGEGHHLIDEADEADPIPEGVHGLVHPQPFQAGGSSPGDSPTFTPALLLAEIPGSSSQPSQNAYMEERDNVDWVALRASLADERPVRNLEGARILDFNEFLIPDSAPVGPQDRPIQEHSHRLRRNVHPSAPEVATPDEEEVEFPDLAQPEVLACQRD; encoded by the exons ATGCAGCTACTGGCCGTACAGCGTTTACGCATCTTTgggttagagcatatgcctTACCCTGGGCTTGCGGGGCTTGCGGGGCTTGCGGCGGAGATGATATGGATATCGGAGGATG CGGCGGCCGGGGGAGGACCGGGTGCTCCCAGAGAAAGAGGTCGTGCTGGCAGAGGACATCGTGCTGCCGGAGGAAGCCGTGCGCGTAGAGGCCGCGGTGCTGCTGCTAGAGGACCTGGTGGTGAAGGACACCATCTGATAGATGAGGCGGATGAGGCCGATCCCATTCCAGAGGGCGTTCACGGTCTAGTCCATCCGCAGCCGTTCCAGGCCGGTGGCAGCTCACCTGGGGACTCACCTACGTTTACGCCGGCGCTCTTACTTGCTGAGATACCCGGGTCGTCATCACAGCCGAGCCAGAATGCATACATGGAGGAGCGTGATAACGTTGATTGGGTGGCGTTACGTGCTTCATTAGCTGATGAGCGGCctgtgaggaatttagagggagccaggattcttgacttcaatgagtttttgatcccg gattcggcgccagtGGGTCCACAGGACCGACCCATTCAGGAGCATTCTCATCGACTGAGGCGAAAT gTTCACCCTTCGGCGCCTGAGGTGGCGACTCCCGACGAGGAAGAGGTCGAGTTTCCAGACCTAGCTCAGCCTGAAGTTCTGGCGTGCCAGCGGGACTAG
- the LOC132055320 gene encoding pollen-specific leucine-rich repeat extensin-like protein 1 — protein MADDGENLTPFWLQNSNDLRRTERLRHRLSELFFNAGLLLIILLVAAIFFLVFIVPSTLSFTSNIFRPSNVKKSWDSVNVVLVLVAVIFGFLSRNKNEERNPNEYQQISSPINRNEVQKSNPSTPNSRWFNEIRNPNPNPTTPRTWFDNVDRNSFNNNGGGPGLRRSSSSYPDLTEVSPRWISGEDHWRFYDDTHVDAYRFSDPGQLHRPRSWRDVDRSPEPEIIKTIYEDHLEPIKVPTFTQPASIPPVLSPPSPPLSAPAPVPAQVYEEKVMRTSRSVPRKSERTTKQRENYETEGIKVIMVPATLPQPPPPPPPAPAPIYEETVKKASHSVPRKKERRNRSKSVDNFDAPVTFSPPPPPPLPHYVEPRSSKSDKKRGGASATKEFINSLYHKKKRKNRSKSVDNFDALLHKSEPPPLHFQYPVTSTPPPPPPPPPPPPPSLFQNLFTSKKTRRKKNAPPPPPPPPPRVKAVPVRISRPNVQNAPITRTPAPKPVKVKSFESVEENSNSGGESPLRPIPPPPPPPPFFRKQHAWKFVVQGDYVRIDSTVSSRSGSPEPEDSDSAVSTPTEENIGGGERTAFAPPPPPPLFCPSPDVNTKAENFISKFRAGLKLEKINSIKKSNLGPGVGQS, from the exons ATGGCAGATGATGGGGAAAACTTGACCCCATTTTGGCTACAAAACTCCAACGATCTCCGCCGTACAGAGCGGCTCCGCCACCGGTTATCGGAGCTCTTCTTTAACGCCGGTCTCTTGCTCATCATTCTATTAGTAGCAGCAATTTTCTTCTTAGTTTTCATAGTTCCTTCTACTCTCTCTTTTACTAGTAATATATTTAGACCAAGCAATGTAAAGAAAAGCTGGGATTCTGTTAATGTAGTGCTAGTTCTAGTTGCTGTGATTTTTGGTTTTCTCAGCAGAAACaagaatgaagaaagaaatccTAATGAGTATCAACAAATTAGTTCTCCAATAAACAGAAATGAAGTTCAGAAATCGAACCCATCAACACCAAATAGTCGATGGTTTAACGAAATTcgaaatccaaatccaaatccaacgACACCACGCACATGGTTCGATAATGTAGACAGGAATTCCTTTAACAATAATGGTGGTGGGCCTGGTTTGAGGAGGAGTTCTAGTTCATATCCTGATTTGACTGAAGTATCACCACGGTGGATCTCTGGTGAAGATCATTGGCGATTCTACGACGATACTCATGTTGATGCTTATCGATTTTCTGATCCAGGTCAGCTTCATCGCCCTCGTAGCTGGAGAGATGTTGATCGTTCTCCTGAACCTGAAATAATTAAAACTATTTATGAAGATCATTTAGAACCCATTAAGGTGCCCACATTTACTCAACCAGCTTCAATTCCACCGGTGCTATCACCACCATCTCCACCCTtatcagctccagctccagttCCAGCACAAGTATATGAGGAAAAAGTGATGAGAACATCTCGTAGTGTTCCGCGTAAAAGTGAGAGAACAACTAAGCAGAGGGAAAATTATGAGACGGAAGGAATTAAAGTTATTATGGTACCGGCAACACTTCCTCAACCACCACCTCCACCGCCACCAGCTCCTGCACCAATATATGAGGAGACAGTGAAGAAAGCATCTCATAGTGTTCCGcgtaaaaaggaaagaagaaacaGGTCAAAGAGTGTTGATAATTTTGATGCACCGGTGACGTTTTCTCCACCACCACCTCCGCCATTGCCACATTACGTGGAGCCTAGGAGCAGTAAAAGTGATAAGAAAAGAGGTGGTGCAAGTGCTACAAAGGAGTTTATTAACTCATTGTATcacaaaaagaagagaaaaaacagGTCAAAAAGTGTTGATAATTTTGATGCTCTTCTACACAAATCAGAACCTCCACCTCTCCATTTCCAATATCCGGTGACATCCACTCCTCCACCGCCGCCTCCGCCACCACCACCGCCACCTCCTTCTCTGTTTCAAAACTTATTCACATCCAAGAAAaccagaagaaagaaaaatgcgccgccgccgccaccaccaccaccgccCCGTGTCAAGGCGGTGCCGGTCAGGATATCAAGACCAAATGTCCAAAATGCCCCAATCACCAGAACTCCAGCACCAAAGCCAGTGAAG GTAAAAAGTTTTGAAAGTGTCGAGGAGAACTCAAACAGCGGAGGAGAATCGCCATTGAGACCAATTCCaccaccgccgccgccgccaccGTTCTTCAGAAAACAACATGCCTGGAAATTCGTAGTACAAGGCGACTACGTGAGAATAGACAGCACTGTCAGCTCACGTTCAGGTTCGCCTGAACCTGAAGATAGTGATTCCGCCGTCAGCACTCCAACGGAGGAAAACATTGGCGGCGGTGAACGGACAGCGTTTGCGCCTCCACCACCACCGCCATTGTTCTGTCCAAGCCCGGACGTAAACACAAAAGCTGAAAACTTTATATCAAAGTTTAGAGCTGGATTAAAACTAGAGAAGATCAACTCCATCAAGAAATCTAATCTGGGTCCAGGAGTAGGCCAGAGTTAG
- the LOC132055319 gene encoding threonine synthase, chloroplastic translates to MAASSCMLRSSFLSHCPQLHHQSNTPKSNNNFFNPIKATASTNDAITPSPQPQKHRRHADENIREEAARRNSSSHNFSARYVPFNPDPSSDEWYSLDEIVYRSRSGGLLDVQHDMNALKKFDGQYWRNLFDSRVGKTTWPYGSGVWSKKEWVLPEIDSDDIVSAFEGNSNLFWAERFGKQFLGMTDLWVKHCGISHTGSFKDLGMTVLVSQVNRLRKMHKPVVGVGCASTGDTSAALSAYCASAGIPSIVFLPANKISMAQLVQPIANGAFVLSIDTDFDGCMQLIREVTAELPIYLANSLNSLRLEGQKTAAIEILQQFDWEVPEWVIVPGGNLGNIYAFYKGFQMCKELGLVDRIPRLVCAQAANANPLYLHYKSGWKDFKAVKANTTFASAIQIGDPVSIDRAVFALQNCNGIVEEATEEELMDAMAQADSTGMFICPHTGVALTALFKLRNSGVIKPTDRTVVVSTAHGLKFTQSKIDYHSKEIKDMECRFANPPMEVKADFGSVMDVLKSYLLSKNSKQ, encoded by the exons TCTTGCATGCTCAGATCCTCTTTCCTCTCTCATTGTCCTCAACTTCATCATCAATCAAATACTCCTAAATCCAATAATAACTTCTTCAATCCAATTAAAGCTACAGCATCTACAAATGACGCAATTACCCCTTCTCCTCAACCCCAGAAACACCGCCGCCACGCTGATGAGAACATCCGTGAAGAGGCGGCGCGCCGCAACAGCTCCTCCCACAATTTCTCTGCCAG GTATGTGCCTTTTAATCCTGATCCCAGCTCTGATGAATGGTATTCTCTAGATGAAATTGTGTATCGAAGCCGCTCCGGTGGATTACTTGATGTTCAGCATGATATGAATGCGTTAAAGAAGTTTGATGGCCAGTATTGGCGCAACCTGTTTGATTCTCGTGTTGGTAAGACCACTTGGCCTTATGGATCAGGTGTTTGGTCTAAGAAGGAATGGGTCCTACCTGAAATTGATAGTGATGATATTGTTAGTGCTTTTGAAGGAAACTCTAATCTGTTTTGGGCTGAGCGTTTTGGCAAACAGTTCCTAGGCATGACTGATTTGTGGGTTAAACACTGTGGAATCAGCCATACTGGTAGCTTTAAGGATCTTGGCATGACTGTTTTGGTGAGTCAAGTAAATCGGTTGCGGAAAATGCATAAACCGGTTGTTGGCGTTGGCTGTGCTTCCACCGGAGACACGTCAGCTGCGTTGTCTGCTTACTGTGCATCTGCAGGCATTCCATCGATCGTATTTCTACCTGCAAATAAGATATCCATGGCGCAATTGGTTCAACCAATAGCAAATGGGGCTTTTGTGTTGAGTATCGACACTGATTTTGATGGTTGTATGCAGTTGATTCGCGAAGTCACTGCTGAGTTGCCTATTTACTTGGCTAATTCATTGAATAGTTTGAGGTTGGAAGGGCAAAAAACTGCAGCAATCGAGATTTTGCAGCAGTTTGATTGGGAAGTCCCGGAGTGGGTGATAGTTCCTGGTGGGAACTTGGGCAACATATATGCATTTTATAAAGGTTTTCAGATGTGCAAAGAGTTGGGGCTCGTGGATCGCATCCCTAGGCTCGTTTGTGCTCAAGCTGCCAACGCTAATCCGCTTTACTTGCATTACAAATCCGGTTGGAAAGACTTCAAAGCTGTGAAGGCGAACACAACATTTGCATCTGCCATACAGATTGGTGACCCAGTGTCTATAGACAGAGCTGTTTTTGCCCTGCAGAACTGCAACGGAATAGTGGAGGAGGCAACAGAAGAGGAGTTGATGGATGCTATGGCCCAAGCGGACTCGACTGGGATGTTCATTTGCCCACATACTGGTGTGGCATTGACTGCGTTGTTCAAATTGAGAAACAGTGGAGTCATTAAGCCCACTGATAGGACAGTGGTTGTGAGTACAGCTCATGGATTGAAGTTTACTCAATCCAAGATTGATTACCACTCTAAGGAAATAAAGGACATGGAATGTCGGTTTGCTAACCCACCTATGGAAGTGAAAGCAGATTTTGGATCAGTTATGGATGTTCTGAAGAGCTATTTGTTGAGCAAAAATTCCAAGCAATGA
- the LOC132058058 gene encoding putative lipid-transfer protein DIR1, with protein sequence MEHYLGKKVVTLALVAIVLSSVSIEVSQAQGICNVSGEGLMSCKPSVTPPNPSAPTAQCCSALAKADMGCLCAYKNSQWLPSLGIDPKLAMQLPEKCKLPNAPHC encoded by the coding sequence ATGGAGCATTACTTGGGCAAAAAAGTTGTGACTTTGGCTTTGGTTGCCATAGTGTTAAGCAGTGTTAGTATAGAGGTGTCACAGGCACAAGGAATATGTAACGTTTCAGGTGAAGGTTTAATGTCATGCAAACCATCAGTGACTCCACCTAATCCCTCGGCGCCTACAGCTCAGTGCTGTAGCGCGCTGGCAAAGGCAGACATGGGCTGCCTTTGCGCTTACAAGAATTCCCAGTGGTTGCCTTCTCTGGGAATTGATCCTAAACTCGCAATGCAGCTCCCTGAGAAATGCAAACTCCCTAATGCTCCCCATTGCTAA